ATCCGCAGTTGAATGCTCTAAAACTGAGCTACGCTCAGTCGTACTATTCATACAGCGACACATAAACCTTCTCAAGCCAGTATTAAAATCATGACCACTACAGAAGTTGTAATACTCAGTGGTTATTAAgttgtgtgttatgttgtgATAAGTTGTTGCGTTTAGGTTGGTTGTCGTGGATCGGTAACGGAATAGTGATCCTGATGATGACCAAGCAGAGACACTACCTGGAGCCGTCCGACCTGCTGACCTACAACCTGGCCGTGTCTGATGCCGGCATAGCCATGTTCGGCTACTCCCGAGGCATCTTGGAGGTCTTCAACTTGCTCAACGACGACGGGCAGCTGATCAGGACTATCTGGACCTGCCAGGTGGTCTGTCGCAGCGGGGACTTGAATTGCATTTGCTGTCTTGTCTTTTTTacgtctctatttctctctttttcgcGTGTTTTgcgttctctgtctttctctcaaaaAACCCCAACCCGTGAAATAGTTTTCTCAAGTTTGAGAGTTGTTTTTAAAtaatatgtttgtgtttgaccttGTATCTTAGCATCAAGTATATTTATACAAAGCAGACCCACTGTTCAAGATGAAACTGGACCTGTCTTACTCACTGCAGTTGCCCTGGCAACCCGGGATTCCTTCGAGGTTTGACAGATGAGAGGAATAAAAGAGAGATAATTAAAAAACAGAACTTTCCACTGCTAAAGTGGAGTGTGTGCCTTAAGCGTTCCTGTCTCCCTTCCAGCAGACTTTGTGAGGTCATTGTCCTTGGCTAAACTCAAGCCCCAGAGCACACTATCCTCTGAACCGTTTAACAAAGAACTTGCCTCATACAGGTAGGGCAGGCTACCTATTTTATCACACTGTCCAGGTGGTAGGTAGTAGGAGGTTGCAGTGTCTAGGTGCTGGGGGGTAGGTTAGGCCAAGGTAACTACAGGGGACTGGGGACTATGGTGATGGAGGGGACAGGTGCTAAAGAGCTAAGGATGGGGTTGGCACAGTGTCCACTGCAGCCTTGCCATTTGGCTGCATTCTGACATGTTTGGTGCGTCAGCCAGTTGAAGTCCTaatcaggtctgtgtgtgtgtgtgtgtgtgtgtgtgtgtgtgtgtgtctgtgtgtgtgtgccaggtggaCGGCTTCCTGATCTTACTCTTTGGGCTGATCAGCATAAACACTCTGACTGCCATCGGCATCTTCCGCTACATCAAAGGCTGCCAGCCACAGTATGGTACGCTAACCAGACACagcctgtctgctgtctgtctgtctgctgtctttccagctgtctgtgtgtaaagACTCTCACCCTGAAAATAGCTTAATAGATCCCAGTTTCAGATCTGATCTCATTTGTTTTAATTCACAGAGATGTGCCTATCATGATACTCCTGTTGACAAACGTTGTTCTTCTCTCATTTTAAGTTCAGCACGTAACTAAACCTAACGTCGCCATGGTGATCGGTTCAGTGTGGCTGTCCGCTCTGTTCTGGTCCGGAGCGCCTCTAGTGGGCTGGGGGAGTTACACATGTAAGTTGTCCCCACTGCTGCATCGTGGAATACGTTTGGAACTGAACATCTTACATTTTTGCATGAAGTCTTAAATGTGatgctgtctgtcctcctgcctgCAGCTCGTAAGTACGGGACGTGTGAGATCGACTGGGTCCAGGCCCAGTACTCAGAGCCATACAGACTCTAcgtcctcctcatcttcatattcaacttcttcatccCCGTCACCACCATCGTCTTCTCCTACGTGTCAATCATCCGCACCGTAAACTCTGCCCACAAGTCCAGCAAAGGGGGTGAGATCagcgagaggcagaggcagatggAGCGCAGCATCACACgggtgggtcacacacacacatccctgccaCACAcgcatccctcacacacacacccctaccccacacacatccctcacacacacccctaccacacacacatccctcacacacacacccctaccacacacacatccctcacacacacacatccctcacacacacacatccctcacacacacacatccctcacacacacacccctgccatacacacacccctgccacacacatccccctgccacacacacatccctcacacacacacccctgccatacacacacccctaccacacacacatccctcacacacacacccctaccacacacacatccctcacacacacacatccctcacacacacacatccctcacacacacacatccctcacacacacacccctaccacacacacatccctaccacacacacaccacccatggcTAAtgttcctgcctctccctgcccccaggtGTCCCTCCTCATAGCGGCTGCCTTCCTCCTGGCCTGGTCTCCCTACGCCGTCATCTCCATGTGGTCGGCCCTGGGCTACGATGTTCCCCCCCTCACCAGCATCCTGGCCAGTCTGTTCGCCAAGTCAGCCAGCTTCTATAACCCCATCATCTACCTGGGCATGAGCGCCAAGTTCAGGGAGAATCTGATGGCCCTGGTCCACTGGCCCTCGTCCTGTCCAGCCTGCCTTGGATGGTCAACCTTCTCCCAGACCCCCAAGCCCCTCCTGCCTCGCCCACTACGCCCAGACGAGGTGCAGGTGAACGTGGACGTGGCAGccatgaagggagaggagggtgacggGGACACTAACATGGACtcgggggtggggctggggggtcaCAACGAGGGCAGCGATGGAGGGTTGAGGGAGgcgagggtggaggacaggggggaggaagcGCCCATGTTGAGGAACCACAGCAGTTCTCTCGGACGTCCTGCTCGGGGGTTTCTGAGGAGGTTAAGCAACTCAGGCCGTCTGTGAGCCTGTTGGCTGGCGGAGGCCAAAGCGGTCCCTATTTTGTCACTCAAGTAACTACTGTTCAGTCAGTGTGGAGCTGTAAGTCTGTAAACCCCATTTGTGTCATTAATGAAaccacacacagggtcagacacTGAATCCAAAAGGAATGTTGTTTTTGGGATATGGTTCTACACCCTGTAGCCCTCTCTTGTGAGCC
The Osmerus mordax isolate fOsmMor3 chromosome 9, fOsmMor3.pri, whole genome shotgun sequence genome window above contains:
- the opn6b gene encoding opsin 6, group member b, with translation MDNNGTLYRNNISVYQVSDEGETAIGVYLIFLGWLSWIGNGIVILMMTKQRHYLEPSDLLTYNLAVSDAGIAMFGYSRGILEVFNLLNDDGQLIRTIWTCQVDGFLILLFGLISINTLTAIGIFRYIKGCQPQYVQHVTKPNVAMVIGSVWLSALFWSGAPLVGWGSYTSRKYGTCEIDWVQAQYSEPYRLYVLLIFIFNFFIPVTTIVFSYVSIIRTVNSAHKSSKGGEISERQRQMERSITRVSLLIAAAFLLAWSPYAVISMWSALGYDVPPLTSILASLFAKSASFYNPIIYLGMSAKFRENLMALVHWPSSCPACLGWSTFSQTPKPLLPRPLRPDEVQVNVDVAAMKGEEGDGDTNMDSGVGLGGHNEGSDGGLREARVEDRGEEAPMLRNHSSSLGRPARGFLRRLSNSGRL